One stretch of Nocardia mangyaensis DNA includes these proteins:
- a CDS encoding Fic family protein, with protein MSSDAAWPPATWESHDWIPTIPAELLSRRVRERHRGAYLSAIAPAIADQAVQLPTDVLAVADAATFEIARFDTMVGADLTPFGAILLRTESASSSQIEHLTSGAKAIALAEIGGSDQRNAVEIVGNVRAMQTAMNLDGDIDERLLLDMHAALMVHDPEAAGRWRSEQVWIGGDTVGPHGAAFVAPHHTRVRGSIDDLLGFIRREDIPVLAHTAIAHAQFETIHPFVDGNGRTGRALMHAMLRAKGVTEQATVPIAAGLLTRVDDYFSALTAYRAGDPAPIVHQVAEATFTALSNARMLVEDIHTIRDRWESVIRTRRGSTPWRLIDIALRQPVFDASAAAAAVGITDSNAVRAIGALVEVGILTEFTGLRRNRLWQAREVLDALDDFARRAGKRTHRR; from the coding sequence ATGTCATCAGATGCCGCGTGGCCTCCGGCCACGTGGGAATCCCACGACTGGATCCCGACCATTCCGGCGGAGCTGCTCTCGCGCCGGGTACGTGAGCGCCATCGAGGGGCCTACCTGTCGGCGATCGCACCGGCGATCGCCGATCAGGCCGTCCAGTTGCCCACCGACGTCCTGGCCGTCGCAGATGCGGCCACCTTCGAGATCGCTCGATTCGACACCATGGTCGGCGCCGACCTCACACCGTTCGGCGCGATCCTGCTGCGGACCGAATCCGCGTCCTCGTCCCAGATAGAACACCTGACCTCGGGGGCGAAGGCGATCGCGCTGGCGGAGATCGGCGGTAGTGACCAACGTAATGCGGTCGAGATCGTCGGCAATGTCCGAGCCATGCAGACGGCGATGAACCTGGACGGCGACATCGACGAGCGGTTGCTGCTCGACATGCACGCCGCCCTGATGGTCCACGATCCGGAGGCGGCAGGCCGGTGGCGCTCGGAGCAGGTGTGGATCGGCGGGGACACCGTAGGCCCACACGGGGCGGCTTTCGTCGCACCGCACCACACTCGTGTCCGCGGTTCGATCGACGACCTCCTCGGATTCATCCGGCGCGAGGACATTCCGGTGCTCGCCCACACCGCGATCGCACACGCGCAGTTCGAAACGATCCACCCTTTCGTCGACGGCAACGGCCGCACCGGCCGGGCGCTGATGCACGCGATGCTGCGAGCGAAGGGGGTCACCGAGCAGGCGACGGTCCCCATCGCCGCCGGCCTGCTGACCCGCGTCGACGACTACTTCTCCGCCCTCACCGCCTACCGCGCGGGCGACCCCGCTCCGATCGTGCACCAAGTCGCCGAAGCCACCTTCACGGCACTCAGCAACGCGAGAATGCTCGTCGAGGACATCCACACCATCCGCGATCGATGGGAATCGGTGATCCGCACCCGACGCGGTTCCACACCGTGGCGACTGATCGACATCGCCCTGCGCCAGCCGGTCTTCGACGCCTCGGCCGCGGCCGCGGCTGTGGGGATCACCGACTCCAACGCGGTACGCGCTATCGGCGCCCTGGTCGAGGTCGGCATCCTCACCGAATTCACCGGTCTGCGACGCAACCGCCTGTGGCAGGCCAGAGAGGTTCTCGACGCACTCGACGATTTCGCCCGCCGGGCGGGAAAGCGAACCCACCGACGCTGA
- a CDS encoding SDR family oxidoreductase codes for MILVTGATGNIGSSLLRELRAHDAGSVRALTRDVATARFPAGVEAVEGDLADVSSLKSALAGVHSLFLVPRLGPDAEILDAARRAGVEHVVLVSSITVHTHPHLGPAADNAATEKLLEASGMAWTILRPTQFASNALLWAPTIQAHHPIELPYPDASLPTIHPADIASVARVALAEPGHTGTHYALTGPEPLSARDQLATIATLLGRDIPITEITRERARPTTAALFGEEAADAVLDITGGDLNPEIQRVRATVPRLTGEPGRTFRQWAAENVTAFE; via the coding sequence ATGATTCTGGTGACCGGAGCTACAGGCAATATCGGTAGTTCGTTGTTGCGAGAACTGCGCGCACACGATGCCGGATCGGTCAGGGCGCTCACGCGCGACGTCGCCACAGCGCGGTTCCCGGCCGGGGTCGAGGCGGTCGAGGGTGACCTGGCTGATGTCTCGTCGCTGAAATCCGCGCTGGCTGGTGTGCATTCGCTGTTCCTCGTGCCGCGCCTGGGCCCCGATGCCGAGATCCTCGACGCCGCCCGTCGGGCCGGGGTCGAGCACGTCGTGCTGGTCTCCTCGATCACCGTCCACACCCATCCCCACCTCGGCCCCGCCGCCGACAATGCCGCGACCGAGAAACTGCTCGAAGCCAGCGGCATGGCCTGGACCATCCTGCGCCCCACGCAATTCGCCTCGAATGCCCTCCTGTGGGCTCCGACGATCCAAGCCCACCACCCGATCGAACTGCCCTACCCCGACGCGTCCCTGCCCACCATCCACCCCGCCGACATCGCATCCGTGGCCCGCGTCGCCCTCGCCGAACCCGGCCACACCGGCACTCACTACGCCCTGACGGGACCCGAACCCCTCAGTGCCCGAGACCAACTCGCCACCATCGCCACCCTGCTCGGCCGCGACATCCCCATCACCGAAATCACTCGAGAGCGAGCTCGCCCCACCACCGCCGCCCTTTTCGGCGAAGAAGCCGCCGACGCCGTCCTCGACATCACCGGCGGCGACCTCAACCCCGAGATCCAACGGGTCCGCGCCACGGTCCCTCGGCTCACCGGCGAACCGGGAAGAACCTTCCGGCAATGGGCAGCGGAGAATGTCACTGCCTTCGAGTGA
- a CDS encoding DNA-directed RNA polymerase subunit beta': MLDVNFFDELRIGLATAEDIRQWSFGEVKKPETINYRTLKPEKDGLFCEKIFGPTRDWECYCGKYKRVRFKGIICERCGVEVTRAKVRRERMGHIELAAPVTHIWYFKGVPSRLGYLLDLAPKDLEKIIYFAAYVIVGVDEELRHNELSTLEAEMEVEKKAVADQRDADLEARAQKLEADLAELEAEGAKSDVRRKVKDGGEREMRQLRDRAQRELDRLDEIWSTFTKLAVKQLIVDEVLYRELVDRYGEYFTGAMGAESIQKLMENFDIDAEAENLRETIRSGKGQKKLRALKRLKVVAAFQANGNSPMGMVLDAVPVIPPELRPMVQLDGGRFATSDLNDLYRRVINRNNRLKRLIDLGAPEIIVNNEKRMLQESVDALFDNGRRGRPVTGPGNRPLKSLSDLLKGKQGRFRQNLLGKRVDYSGRSVIVVGPQLKLHQCGLPKLMALELFKPFVMKRLVDLNHAQNIKSAKRMVERQRPQVWDVLEEVIAEHPVLLNRAPTLHRLGIQAFEPQLVEGKAIQLHPLVCEAFNADFDGDQMAVHLPLSAEAQAEARILMLSSNNILSPASGRPLAMPRLDMVTGLFYLTRLDENGVGTYKAARKDEAEFGVYSSPAEAQMAVDRGELTVRSMIKVRLTEQRPPREIEAELFPDGWNRGEAWLAETTLGRVIFNDLLPADYAFINEPMPKKRQATIINDLAERYPMIVVAQTVDKLKDAGFYWATRSGVTVSMSDVLVPPEKADIMERYESMADQIEKKYQRGALDHQERNNALVKIWQEATEEVGAALRTHYPPDNPIITIVDSGATGNFTQTRTLAGMKGLVTNPKGEFIPRPIKSSFREGLTVLEYFINTHGARKGLADTALRTADSGYLTRRLVDVSQDVIVREHDCGTERGIVVPIAEKQADGSLIRDAHVETSTYARTLATDAVDAKGNVVVAKGADLGDPALEALLDAGITEVKVRSVLTCTTGTGVCATCYGRSMATGKLVDIGEAVGIVAAQSIGEPGTQLTMRTFHQGGVAGDDITGGLPRVQELFEARVPKGKAPIAEVSGRVRLEDDDRFYKITIIPDDGSEEVVYDKLSKRQRLRVFKHDDGSERLLADGDHVEVGQQLLEGAADPHEVLRVMGPRQVQVHLVHEVQEVYRSQGVSIHDKHIEVIVRQMLRRVTIIDSGATEFLPGSLTERSEFEASNRRVVAEGNEPASGRPVLMGITKASLATDSWLSAASFQETTRVLTDAAINCRSDKLIGLKENVIIGKLIPAGTGINRYRNIQVQPTEEARAAAYAVPSYDDTYYSPDSFGSSTGAAVPLDDYGFSDYR, from the coding sequence GTGCTAGACGTCAACTTCTTCGATGAACTCCGGATCGGCCTGGCCACCGCCGAAGACATTCGGCAGTGGTCCTTCGGCGAGGTCAAGAAGCCGGAGACCATCAACTACCGCACGCTCAAGCCGGAGAAGGACGGGCTCTTCTGCGAGAAGATCTTCGGCCCCACCCGGGACTGGGAGTGCTACTGCGGCAAGTACAAGCGTGTCCGGTTCAAGGGCATCATCTGTGAGCGCTGCGGCGTCGAGGTGACTCGCGCCAAGGTGCGTCGTGAGCGGATGGGCCACATCGAGCTGGCCGCCCCGGTCACCCACATCTGGTACTTCAAGGGCGTTCCCTCGCGCTTGGGCTACCTGCTGGATCTGGCGCCGAAGGATCTCGAGAAGATCATCTACTTCGCCGCCTACGTCATCGTCGGTGTCGACGAGGAGCTGCGCCACAACGAGCTCAGCACCCTCGAGGCCGAGATGGAGGTCGAGAAGAAGGCCGTCGCCGATCAGCGCGACGCCGATCTCGAGGCCCGCGCGCAGAAGCTCGAGGCCGATCTGGCGGAGCTGGAGGCCGAGGGCGCCAAGTCCGATGTCCGTCGCAAGGTCAAGGACGGCGGCGAGCGCGAGATGCGTCAGCTGCGCGACCGCGCCCAGCGTGAGCTGGACCGCCTCGACGAGATCTGGTCCACCTTCACCAAGCTGGCGGTCAAGCAGCTCATCGTCGACGAGGTGCTCTACCGCGAGCTCGTCGACCGCTATGGCGAGTACTTCACCGGCGCCATGGGTGCGGAGTCCATCCAGAAGCTGATGGAGAACTTCGACATCGACGCCGAGGCCGAGAACCTGCGCGAGACCATTCGCTCGGGCAAGGGCCAGAAGAAGCTGCGCGCGCTCAAGCGGCTCAAGGTCGTCGCGGCCTTCCAGGCCAACGGCAACTCGCCCATGGGCATGGTGCTCGACGCCGTTCCGGTGATCCCGCCGGAGCTGCGCCCGATGGTCCAGCTCGACGGTGGCCGTTTCGCCACCTCCGACCTGAACGACCTGTACCGCCGCGTGATCAACCGCAACAACCGCCTCAAGCGACTGATCGATCTGGGTGCGCCCGAGATCATCGTCAACAACGAGAAGCGGATGCTGCAGGAGTCCGTGGACGCGCTGTTCGACAACGGTCGTCGTGGCCGTCCGGTGACCGGACCGGGCAACCGCCCGCTGAAGTCGCTGAGCGATCTGCTCAAGGGCAAGCAGGGCCGGTTCCGTCAGAACCTGCTCGGCAAGCGCGTGGACTACTCGGGCCGTTCGGTCATCGTGGTCGGTCCGCAGCTCAAGCTGCACCAGTGCGGTCTGCCGAAGCTGATGGCGCTCGAGCTGTTCAAGCCGTTCGTCATGAAGCGTCTGGTGGATCTCAACCACGCGCAGAACATCAAGTCCGCCAAGCGGATGGTGGAGCGTCAGCGTCCCCAGGTGTGGGATGTCCTCGAAGAGGTCATCGCCGAGCACCCGGTGCTGCTCAACCGCGCGCCCACCCTGCACCGCCTCGGTATCCAGGCCTTCGAGCCGCAGCTGGTCGAAGGCAAGGCCATCCAGCTGCACCCGCTGGTGTGTGAGGCGTTCAACGCCGACTTCGACGGTGACCAGATGGCTGTGCACCTGCCGCTGTCGGCGGAGGCGCAGGCCGAGGCGCGCATCCTGATGCTGTCGTCGAACAACATCCTGTCCCCGGCCTCGGGTCGCCCGCTGGCGATGCCGCGACTGGACATGGTGACCGGCCTGTTCTACCTGACTCGTCTCGACGAGAACGGTGTCGGCACCTACAAGGCCGCGCGCAAGGACGAGGCCGAGTTCGGCGTCTACTCCTCGCCGGCCGAGGCGCAGATGGCCGTCGACCGCGGTGAGCTCACCGTGCGCTCGATGATCAAGGTGCGGCTCACCGAGCAGCGTCCGCCGCGTGAGATCGAGGCGGAACTGTTCCCGGACGGCTGGAACCGCGGTGAGGCGTGGCTGGCCGAGACCACCCTGGGCCGGGTGATCTTCAACGATCTGCTCCCGGCGGACTACGCGTTCATCAACGAGCCGATGCCGAAGAAGCGTCAGGCCACGATCATCAACGACCTCGCTGAGCGTTACCCGATGATCGTTGTCGCGCAGACCGTCGACAAGCTCAAGGACGCCGGCTTCTACTGGGCCACGCGTTCGGGTGTCACCGTCTCCATGTCGGACGTGCTCGTTCCGCCGGAGAAGGCCGACATCATGGAGCGCTACGAGTCCATGGCCGATCAGATCGAGAAGAAGTACCAGCGTGGTGCGCTCGATCACCAGGAGCGCAACAACGCCCTGGTCAAGATCTGGCAGGAAGCGACCGAAGAGGTGGGCGCCGCGCTGCGGACCCACTACCCGCCGGACAACCCGATCATCACGATCGTCGACTCCGGCGCGACGGGTAACTTCACCCAGACCCGTACGCTGGCCGGCATGAAGGGCCTGGTGACGAACCCGAAGGGTGAGTTCATCCCGCGCCCGATCAAGTCCTCGTTCCGTGAGGGCCTGACCGTGCTCGAGTACTTCATCAACACCCACGGTGCTCGTAAGGGTCTGGCCGACACCGCGCTGCGTACCGCCGACTCGGGTTACCTGACCCGTCGTCTGGTGGACGTCTCGCAGGACGTCATCGTGCGTGAGCACGACTGTGGCACCGAGCGCGGCATCGTCGTGCCGATCGCGGAGAAGCAGGCCGACGGCTCGCTCATCCGGGACGCGCACGTCGAGACCTCGACCTACGCGCGCACCCTGGCGACCGACGCGGTCGACGCCAAGGGCAACGTCGTGGTGGCCAAGGGCGCCGATCTCGGCGACCCGGCCCTGGAGGCGCTGCTCGACGCCGGGATCACCGAGGTGAAGGTCCGCTCCGTGCTGACCTGCACCACCGGTACCGGCGTCTGCGCCACCTGCTACGGCCGCTCGATGGCCACCGGCAAGCTGGTCGACATCGGCGAGGCCGTCGGCATCGTCGCCGCCCAGTCCATCGGTGAGCCCGGTACCCAGCTGACCATGCGTACCTTCCACCAGGGTGGCGTCGCCGGCGACGACATCACCGGTGGTCTGCCGCGTGTCCAGGAGCTCTTCGAGGCTCGTGTCCCCAAGGGCAAGGCGCCGATCGCGGAGGTCTCGGGCCGGGTGCGCCTCGAGGACGACGACCGCTTCTACAAGATCACGATCATCCCTGATGACGGGTCCGAGGAAGTCGTCTACGACAAGCTCTCGAAGCGTCAGCGTCTGCGTGTGTTCAAGCACGACGACGGCTCCGAGCGTCTGCTGGCCGACGGTGACCACGTGGAGGTGGGTCAGCAGCTGCTCGAGGGCGCTGCCGATCCGCACGAGGTGCTGCGCGTGATGGGTCCCCGTCAGGTGCAGGTCCACCTGGTCCACGAGGTCCAGGAGGTCTATCGCTCGCAGGGTGTGTCGATCCACGACAAGCACATCGAGGTCATTGTGCGCCAGATGCTGCGTCGCGTGACGATCATCGATTCCGGTGCCACGGAGTTCCTGCCCGGCTCGCTCACCGAGCGTTCCGAGTTCGAGGCCTCCAACCGTCGCGTCGTCGCCGAAGGCAACGAGCCCGCGTCGGGTCGCCCGGTGCTGATGGGTATCACCAAGGCGTCGCTGGCCACCGATTCGTGGCTGTCGGCGGCCTCCTTCCAGGAGACCACCCGAGTGCTGACGGACGCGGCGATCAACTGCCGCTCCGACAAGCTGATCGGCCTGAAGGAGAACGTGATCATCGGCAAGCTGATCCCGGCCGGTACCGGTATCAACCGTTACCGCAACATCCAGGTTCAGCCCACCGAGGAAGCCCGTGCCGCGGCGTACGCGGTGCCGTCTTACGACGACACCTACTACTCCCCGGACAGCTTCGGCTCCTCGACCGGTGCCGCGGTCCCGCTGGACGACTACGGTTTCAGCGACTACCGCTAG
- the rpoB gene encoding DNA-directed RNA polymerase subunit beta, producing MLEGRILAVSTQTKAGIPGAPLRVSFAKIREPLEVPGLLDLQTDSFAWLVGTPDWREKAAARGDVGLAGGLEEVLEELSPIEDFSGSMSLSFSDPRFEEVKASIDECKEKDMTYAAPLFVTAEFINNNTGEIKSQTVFMGDFPMMTDKGTFIINGTERVVVSQLVRSPGVYFDHSIDKGTEKDLHSVRVIPSRGAWLEFDVDKRDTVGVRIDRKRRQPVTVLLKALGWSTEEIVERFGFSEIMMSTLEKDSTPGQDEALLDIYRKLRPGEPPTKESAQTLLENLFFKEKRYDLARVGRYKINKKLGIHVHEPVTSSVLTKEDIVTTIEYLVRLHAGDRSMTAPGGEEVPVEIDDIDHFGNRRLRTVGELIQNQIRVGLSRMERVVRERMTTQDVEAITPQTLINIRPVVAAIKEFFGTSQLSQFMDQNNPLSGLTHKRRLSALGPGGLSRERAGLEVRDVHPSHYGRMCPIETPEGPNIGLIGSLSVYARVNPFGFIETPYRRVIDGKVTDEVKYLTADEEDRYVRAQANSPVDAEGRFLEEKVLVRRAGEEVEFVTPAQVDFMDISPRQMVSVATAMIPFLEHDDANRALMGANMQRQAVPLIRSEAPIVGTGMELRAAVDAGDVVVNEKPGVVEEVSADYVTVMADDGSRKSYRMRKFNRSNQGTCSNQRPIVDEGQRVESGQVLADGPCTENGEMALGKNLLVAIMPWEGHNYEDAIILSQRLVEEDVLTSIHIEEHEIDARDTKLGAEEITRDIPNVSDEVLADLDERGIIRIGAEVRDGDILVGKVTPKGETELTPEERLLRAIFGEKAREVRDTSLKVPHGESGKVIGIRVFSREDDDDLPPGVNELVRVYVAQKRKIQDGDKLAGRHGNKGVIGKILPIEDMPFMPDGTPVDIILNTHGVPRRMNIGQILETHLGWIGKAGWNIEVAADGSRPDWAASLPEQMLGAPADSNIATPVFDGAKDDELTGLLGSTLPNRDGERMVNSDGKSTLFDGRSGEPFPYPVAVGYMYILKLHHLVDDKIHARSTGPYSMITQQPLGGKAQFGGQRFGEMECWAMQAYGAAYTLQELLTIKSDDVVGRVKVYEAIVKGENIPEPGIPESFKVLLKELQSLCLNVEVLSSDGAAIEMRDGDDEDLERAAANLGINLSRNEAATVDDLAN from the coding sequence GTGCTGGAAGGACGCATCTTGGCAGTCTCCACCCAGACCAAGGCTGGAATCCCCGGAGCCCCGTTGAGGGTTTCGTTCGCGAAGATCCGAGAGCCCTTGGAGGTGCCCGGACTTCTCGACCTACAAACGGACTCGTTCGCCTGGTTGGTCGGTACTCCCGACTGGCGTGAGAAGGCGGCCGCACGCGGCGACGTCGGTCTCGCAGGCGGCCTCGAGGAGGTGCTCGAGGAGCTCTCGCCCATCGAGGACTTCTCCGGGTCGATGTCCCTGTCGTTCTCCGATCCACGCTTCGAAGAGGTCAAGGCCTCCATCGATGAGTGCAAAGAGAAGGACATGACCTACGCGGCGCCCCTGTTCGTCACCGCGGAGTTCATCAACAACAACACCGGCGAGATCAAGAGCCAGACGGTCTTCATGGGTGATTTCCCGATGATGACCGACAAGGGCACCTTCATCATCAACGGCACCGAGCGTGTCGTCGTCTCGCAGCTGGTGCGTTCCCCCGGTGTCTACTTCGATCACAGCATCGACAAGGGCACCGAGAAGGACCTGCACAGCGTGCGCGTGATTCCCTCGCGCGGCGCGTGGCTGGAGTTCGACGTCGACAAGCGCGACACCGTGGGTGTCCGGATCGACCGCAAGCGGCGTCAGCCGGTCACCGTGCTGCTCAAGGCGCTGGGCTGGTCGACCGAGGAGATCGTCGAGCGTTTCGGCTTCTCCGAGATCATGATGTCCACCCTGGAGAAGGACAGCACGCCCGGCCAGGACGAGGCGCTGCTCGACATCTACCGCAAGCTGCGCCCGGGCGAGCCGCCGACCAAGGAGTCCGCGCAGACCCTGCTGGAGAACCTGTTCTTCAAGGAGAAGCGCTACGACCTGGCGCGCGTCGGTCGTTACAAGATCAACAAGAAGCTCGGCATCCACGTGCACGAGCCGGTGACCTCCTCGGTGCTCACCAAGGAAGACATCGTCACCACCATCGAGTACCTGGTGCGTCTGCACGCCGGTGACCGCTCGATGACCGCCCCCGGTGGCGAAGAGGTCCCCGTCGAGATCGACGACATCGACCACTTCGGCAACCGTCGGCTGCGCACCGTCGGCGAGCTGATCCAGAATCAGATCCGGGTCGGCCTGTCCCGCATGGAGCGTGTGGTGCGCGAGCGGATGACGACTCAGGACGTCGAGGCGATCACGCCGCAGACCCTGATCAACATCCGTCCCGTCGTGGCCGCGATCAAGGAGTTCTTCGGAACCTCGCAGCTGTCGCAGTTCATGGACCAGAACAACCCGCTCTCGGGTCTGACCCACAAGCGCCGCTTGTCGGCGCTGGGCCCGGGTGGTCTGTCCCGTGAGCGTGCCGGTCTGGAAGTTCGTGACGTCCACCCGTCGCACTACGGCCGCATGTGCCCGATCGAGACCCCGGAAGGCCCGAACATCGGCCTGATCGGTTCGCTGTCGGTGTACGCGCGGGTCAACCCGTTCGGCTTCATCGAGACCCCGTACCGCCGGGTCATCGACGGCAAGGTGACCGACGAGGTCAAGTACCTGACCGCCGACGAGGAAGACCGCTACGTTCGCGCGCAGGCCAACTCCCCGGTCGACGCCGAGGGGCGCTTCCTCGAGGAGAAGGTCCTCGTCCGCCGTGCGGGCGAAGAGGTCGAGTTCGTGACGCCGGCTCAGGTCGACTTCATGGACATCTCGCCGCGCCAGATGGTGTCGGTCGCGACGGCCATGATCCCGTTCCTCGAGCACGACGACGCCAACCGTGCCCTGATGGGCGCGAACATGCAGCGCCAGGCCGTGCCGCTGATCCGTTCCGAGGCCCCCATCGTGGGCACCGGCATGGAGCTGCGCGCCGCGGTCGACGCAGGCGATGTCGTGGTGAACGAGAAGCCGGGTGTGGTCGAGGAGGTCTCGGCCGACTACGTCACCGTGATGGCCGACGACGGCAGCCGCAAGTCCTACCGGATGCGCAAGTTCAACCGCTCCAACCAGGGCACCTGCTCCAACCAGCGTCCGATCGTGGACGAGGGTCAGCGGGTGGAGTCGGGCCAGGTCCTGGCCGACGGCCCCTGCACCGAGAACGGTGAGATGGCGCTGGGCAAGAACCTGCTCGTCGCGATCATGCCGTGGGAAGGTCACAACTACGAGGACGCGATCATCCTGTCGCAGCGCCTCGTGGAAGAGGACGTGCTCACCTCGATCCACATCGAAGAGCACGAGATCGACGCCCGCGACACCAAGCTGGGCGCCGAGGAGATCACCCGGGACATCCCGAACGTCTCCGACGAGGTGCTGGCCGACCTGGACGAGCGCGGCATCATCCGCATCGGTGCCGAGGTCCGCGACGGCGACATCCTGGTCGGCAAGGTCACCCCGAAGGGCGAGACCGAGCTGACCCCGGAAGAGCGCCTGCTGCGTGCCATCTTCGGTGAGAAGGCGCGCGAAGTGCGCGACACCTCGCTGAAGGTGCCCCACGGTGAGTCCGGCAAGGTCATCGGCATCCGCGTGTTCTCGCGCGAGGACGACGACGATCTGCCTCCCGGTGTCAACGAACTGGTCCGCGTCTACGTGGCCCAGAAGCGCAAGATCCAGGACGGCGACAAGCTCGCCGGTCGTCACGGCAACAAGGGCGTCATCGGCAAGATCCTCCCCATCGAGGACATGCCGTTCATGCCCGACGGCACCCCGGTCGACATCATCCTGAACACCCACGGTGTGCCTCGTCGTATGAACATCGGCCAGATCCTGGAAACCCATCTCGGGTGGATCGGCAAGGCCGGGTGGAACATCGAGGTGGCCGCCGACGGCAGCCGTCCCGACTGGGCGGCCTCGCTGCCCGAGCAGATGCTCGGTGCTCCGGCCGACTCCAACATCGCGACCCCGGTGTTCGACGGTGCCAAGGACGACGAGCTGACCGGTCTGCTCGGTTCGACCCTGCCCAACCGCGATGGTGAGCGCATGGTCAACTCCGACGGCAAGTCGACGCTGTTCGACGGTCGTTCCGGCGAGCCGTTCCCGTACCCGGTCGCGGTCGGTTACATGTACATCCTGAAGCTGCACCACCTGGTCGACGACAAGATCCACGCCCGTTCGACCGGCCCGTACTCGATGATCACCCAGCAGCCGCTGGGTGGTAAGGCGCAGTTCGGTGGTCAGCGTTTCGGTGAGATGGAGTGCTGGGCCATGCAGGCCTACGGCGCGGCGTACACGCTGCAGGAACTCCTGACCATCAAGTCCGACGACGTGGTGGGCCGCGTGAAGGTCTACGAGGCGATCGTCAAGGGCGAGAACATTCCGGAGCCGGGCATTCCGGAGTCGTTCAAGGTGCTCCTCAAGGAACTCCAGTCGCTGTGCCTCAACGTGGAGGTCCTGTCCTCGGACGGCGCCGCGATCGAGATGCGTGACGGTGACGACGAGGATCTGGAGCGCGCCGCGGCGAACCTGGGCATCAACCTGTCCAGGAACGAAGCGGCCACCGTCGACGATTTGGCGAACTAG
- a CDS encoding ABC transporter ATP-binding protein, producing the protein MGVEVRTEGVTKSFGSQRIWQDVSITLPSGEVSALLGPSGTGKSVFLKSLIGLLRPERGSIFIDGTDITTCSNKELYEIRKLFGVLFQDGALFGSMNLYDNIAFPLREHTKKTESEIKRVVMEKLELTGLLGAENKLPGEISGGMRKRAGLARALVLDPQIILVDEPDSGLDPVRTSYLAQLLLNINAQIDATILIVTHNINLARTVPDNIGMLFRRNLVMFGPREVLLTSEEPVVKQFLNGRMIGPIGMSEEKDEAQMAREQALVDAGHHHGGAEEIDGIIPQMKAEPGMPVRQAVFRRQARVREIMHTLPHAAQSAIRESLDQSDDTQVMAAYGADAPTETFSKTIPHGQING; encoded by the coding sequence GTGGGCGTCGAGGTCAGGACCGAGGGTGTAACAAAGTCCTTCGGTTCACAGCGAATTTGGCAGGACGTGTCGATCACGCTCCCTTCGGGCGAGGTGAGCGCACTGCTCGGTCCCTCCGGTACGGGTAAGTCGGTGTTCCTGAAGTCGCTCATCGGCCTGCTCCGGCCCGAGCGCGGCTCCATCTTCATCGATGGCACCGATATCACCACCTGCTCCAACAAGGAGCTCTACGAGATCCGCAAGCTGTTCGGCGTGCTCTTCCAGGACGGCGCGCTGTTCGGCTCCATGAATTTGTACGACAACATCGCGTTCCCGCTTCGTGAGCACACGAAGAAGACGGAATCCGAGATCAAGCGCGTCGTGATGGAGAAGCTCGAGCTGACCGGTCTGCTCGGCGCCGAGAACAAGCTGCCCGGCGAGATCTCCGGCGGTATGCGCAAGCGTGCCGGTCTGGCCCGTGCGCTGGTCCTCGACCCGCAGATCATCCTCGTCGACGAGCCCGACTCGGGCCTGGACCCGGTGCGTACCTCGTACCTGGCCCAGCTGCTGCTCAACATCAACGCGCAGATCGACGCGACGATCCTGATCGTGACGCACAACATCAACCTGGCTCGTACCGTGCCGGACAACATCGGCATGCTCTTCCGGCGCAACCTGGTGATGTTCGGCCCGCGCGAGGTGCTGCTCACCAGCGAGGAGCCGGTGGTCAAGCAGTTCCTCAACGGTCGCATGATCGGCCCGATCGGCATGTCGGAGGAGAAGGACGAGGCGCAGATGGCGCGCGAGCAGGCGCTCGTCGACGCCGGTCACCACCACGGTGGCGCCGAGGAGATCGACGGCATCATCCCGCAGATGAAGGCCGAGCCCGGTATGCCGGTTCGCCAGGCGGTGTTCCGTCGCCAGGCGCGGGTGCGCGAGATCATGCACACCCTGCCGCACGCGGCCCAGTCCGCGATCCGCGAGTCGCTCGATCAGTCCGACGACACCCAGGTGATGGCGGCCTACGGCGCCGACGCGCCCACCGAGACCTTCAGCAAGACGATTCCGCACGGCCAGATCAACGGCTGA
- the rplL gene encoding 50S ribosomal protein L7/L12 — MAKLSTEELIGAFKELTLLELAEFVKVFEETFEVTAAAPVAVAAAGAAPAAADAAEEQDEFDVILEGAGDKKIQVIKVVREIVSGLGLKEAKDLVEGAPKPILEKVAKDAAEAAKAKLEEAGAKVSVK, encoded by the coding sequence ATGGCCAAGCTGAGCACCGAAGAACTGATCGGCGCCTTCAAGGAGCTGACCCTGCTCGAGCTCGCCGAGTTCGTCAAGGTCTTCGAGGAGACCTTCGAGGTCACCGCCGCTGCCCCCGTCGCCGTCGCCGCCGCGGGTGCTGCCCCGGCCGCCGCCGACGCCGCCGAGGAGCAGGACGAGTTCGACGTCATCCTCGAGGGTGCGGGCGACAAGAAGATCCAGGTCATCAAGGTGGTCCGTGAGATCGTCTCGGGCCTGGGCCTGAAGGAAGCCAAGGACCTGGTCGAGGGCGCCCCGAAGCCGATCCTGGAGAAGGTCGCCAAGGATGCCGCCGAGGCTGCCAAGGCGAAGCTGGAAGAGGCCGGCGCCAAGGTCTCGGTCAAGTAA